A genomic region of Sideroxydans sp. CL21 contains the following coding sequences:
- the nuoG gene encoding NADH-quinone oxidoreductase subunit NuoG, which produces MINIEIDGKQIQTENGSTVIEAAHSAGITIPHFCYHKKLSIAANCRMCLVQVEKAPKPLPACATPVAEGMKVFTHSEQAVKAQKGVMEFLLINHPLDCPICDQGGECTLQDMSIGYGGGHSRYHEEKRMVLSKDIGPLVSAEEMSRCINCTRCVRFGQEIGGQMELGQAFRGEHAEIMSFVTGAVNSELSGNMIDLCPVGALTSKPFRYKARSWELSRRRSVSAHDSLGSGLAVQTKNNLVMRVLPIENDDINECWLSDRDRFAYEGLNTSDRLTKPMIKQDGKWLEVEWQVALEYAANGLRQISEEAGAEQVGALATANSTLEELYLLQKLVRGIGSQNVDFRLRQSDFSNDGKQQGAPWLGMSVADVSRADRFLIVGSFLRKDHPLLAARIRLVVKKGAQVNIIHSADDDLLMKVANRTIVAPDSMVEMLTQVSKALTAEKQGQSASGEAGAIAKSLASGQRVAVFLGNFAQQHPQAAQLQALAQQIAALSNGKFGFLGEAANSVGGYLAQATPGAKGLNAASMLASPRKAYILLNVEPELDCADPQQAIGAIKSADTVIVLSAYKHRATEYADVLLPIAPFTETSGTFVSSEGRVQSFKGAVKPLGEARPAWKVLRVLGNLLKVEGFDQDTSEAVRDEALKDIDVAAKLNNAIGGVEVKVAPAANGLQRVSDVPIYATDAVVRRSAPLQATADAAMPQAWLHSDELKKLGVQAGTTVKISQGLGSANLVAAADDKLPRGVVRVAAGHAATAALGAMFGTITVERA; this is translated from the coding sequence ATGATCAATATTGAAATTGACGGCAAGCAGATACAGACTGAAAACGGTTCGACCGTGATCGAGGCCGCGCATTCAGCCGGCATCACCATCCCGCATTTCTGCTACCACAAGAAACTTTCCATCGCTGCCAATTGCCGCATGTGCCTGGTGCAAGTGGAGAAGGCGCCGAAGCCGTTACCCGCCTGTGCCACACCGGTGGCCGAAGGCATGAAGGTGTTCACACATTCCGAGCAGGCAGTGAAAGCGCAAAAAGGCGTGATGGAATTCCTGCTGATAAATCATCCGCTGGATTGCCCGATCTGCGACCAGGGCGGCGAGTGCACGCTGCAGGACATGTCGATTGGATACGGTGGCGGACATTCCCGCTATCACGAAGAAAAACGCATGGTGCTGAGCAAGGATATCGGCCCGCTGGTGTCGGCGGAAGAAATGAGCCGCTGTATCAACTGTACCCGTTGCGTTCGTTTCGGTCAGGAGATCGGCGGTCAGATGGAATTGGGGCAGGCGTTCCGCGGCGAGCACGCCGAGATCATGTCCTTCGTCACCGGTGCCGTGAATTCGGAATTGTCCGGCAACATGATCGACCTGTGTCCGGTTGGCGCATTGACCAGCAAGCCGTTCCGCTACAAGGCGCGTTCCTGGGAATTGTCGCGCCGCCGTTCTGTGAGCGCGCATGACAGTCTTGGTTCGGGACTTGCGGTGCAAACCAAGAACAACCTCGTCATGCGCGTATTGCCCATCGAGAATGATGACATCAACGAATGCTGGCTGTCGGACAGGGATCGTTTCGCCTATGAAGGCCTGAATACCAGTGACCGCCTGACCAAGCCGATGATCAAGCAGGATGGCAAGTGGCTGGAAGTGGAATGGCAAGTCGCGCTGGAATACGCGGCGAATGGTTTGCGTCAAATTTCAGAAGAAGCGGGGGCTGAGCAGGTTGGGGCGCTGGCAACAGCCAACTCCACACTGGAAGAACTCTACCTGCTGCAAAAACTCGTGCGCGGCATAGGCAGCCAGAACGTGGATTTCCGCCTGCGCCAATCCGATTTCAGTAACGACGGCAAACAGCAGGGTGCGCCCTGGCTGGGCATGTCTGTCGCCGATGTCAGTCGCGCCGATCGTTTCCTGATCGTCGGCAGCTTCCTGCGCAAGGATCATCCCTTGCTGGCTGCCCGTATAAGGCTGGTCGTGAAAAAGGGTGCGCAAGTCAATATCATTCATTCCGCCGACGACGACCTGTTAATGAAGGTGGCGAACAGGACCATCGTTGCACCGGATTCCATGGTCGAAATGTTGACCCAGGTTTCCAAGGCGCTAACAGCAGAGAAGCAAGGTCAGAGCGCGAGCGGAGAAGCGGGGGCGATTGCCAAGAGTTTGGCCAGCGGCCAACGTGTGGCTGTATTCCTCGGCAATTTCGCGCAACAGCATCCGCAAGCTGCACAACTGCAGGCATTGGCGCAACAGATCGCGGCACTGAGCAACGGCAAGTTCGGTTTCCTCGGCGAAGCTGCGAACAGCGTCGGCGGATATCTGGCGCAAGCCACGCCTGGCGCCAAAGGATTGAATGCGGCTTCCATGCTGGCATCACCGCGCAAGGCTTATATATTGCTGAACGTGGAGCCGGAGCTGGATTGTGCCGACCCGCAACAAGCCATCGGAGCTATCAAGTCTGCCGACACCGTGATCGTGCTGTCTGCCTACAAGCACCGTGCAACGGAATACGCCGACGTGCTGCTGCCCATCGCGCCGTTCACCGAGACATCAGGCACTTTTGTCAGCAGCGAAGGCCGCGTGCAAAGTTTCAAGGGAGCAGTCAAGCCGCTGGGCGAAGCGCGTCCGGCGTGGAAGGTGTTGCGCGTGCTGGGCAATCTGCTGAAGGTGGAAGGTTTCGATCAGGACACATCGGAAGCGGTGCGCGACGAAGCACTGAAAGATATAGATGTTGCCGCCAAATTGAACAATGCCATCGGCGGAGTCGAGGTCAAAGTTGCACCGGCCGCAAATGGCCTGCAGCGCGTGAGCGACGTGCCGATCTACGCGACGGATGCCGTCGTGCGCCGTTCCGCCCCCCTGCAAGCCACTGCGGATGCTGCAATGCCGCAGGCATGGCTGCATAGTGACGAACTGAAGAAACTTGGCGTACAAGCCGGTACAACCGTCAAGATCAGCCAGGGGCTGGGTAGTGCAAACCTGGTGGCTGCTGCGGACGATAAATTGCCCAGGGGCGTGGTGCGTGTGGCGGCGGGCCACGCCGCGACTGCGGCGCTGGGTGCGATGTTTGGAACGATTACCGTGGAGCGTGCATGA
- the nuoF gene encoding NADH-quinone oxidoreductase subunit NuoF: protein MSEPIILTTMHFDQPWTLENYLKVGGYQALRKILTEKIAPETIIAEVKNSGLRGRGGAGFPTGLKWSFMPRNYEGEKYLVCNSDEGEPGTCKDRDILRYNPHQLIEGMAIAAYTMGVKTGYNYVHGEIFEAYERMEAACEEARKAGYLGKNILGFDFEFDLHNHMGYGAYVCGEETALLESLEGKKGQPRFKPPFPASFGLYGKPTTINNTETFASIPYIIREGGQKFASLGVTNSGGVKLFSVSGHVNKPGNFEVPLGTPFKKLLEMAGGVRNGHKLKAVIPGGSSMPVLPAEIMMDLNMDFDSVQKAGSYLGTGAIIVMDETTCMVKALERLSYFYYEESCGQCTPCREGTGWLYRIIHRIEHGEGRPEDLDLLLDLCGNIAGRTICALGDAAAWPVQGFLKHYRAEFEYHIEHKRCLV, encoded by the coding sequence ATGAGCGAACCCATCATTCTCACCACGATGCATTTCGACCAGCCGTGGACGCTGGAGAACTATCTCAAAGTCGGCGGTTATCAGGCGCTGCGCAAGATACTGACCGAAAAAATAGCGCCGGAAACAATCATTGCCGAAGTGAAGAATTCCGGCCTGCGCGGTCGCGGCGGTGCGGGCTTCCCTACCGGTTTGAAGTGGAGCTTCATGCCGCGCAACTATGAGGGCGAAAAATATCTGGTATGCAATTCGGACGAAGGCGAGCCGGGTACCTGCAAAGACCGCGATATCTTGCGCTACAACCCGCATCAACTCATCGAAGGCATGGCCATCGCTGCTTACACGATGGGCGTGAAGACCGGTTACAACTACGTGCACGGGGAAATCTTCGAAGCCTACGAACGCATGGAAGCCGCCTGCGAAGAAGCGCGCAAAGCGGGCTATCTGGGCAAAAATATCCTCGGTTTCGATTTCGAGTTCGATCTGCACAACCACATGGGCTATGGTGCCTACGTCTGCGGCGAAGAGACGGCATTGCTCGAATCGCTGGAAGGGAAAAAAGGCCAGCCGCGTTTCAAACCGCCTTTCCCCGCCAGTTTTGGCCTGTACGGCAAACCGACCACCATCAACAATACCGAAACTTTTGCCAGCATTCCTTACATCATTCGCGAAGGCGGTCAAAAGTTTGCCAGTCTGGGTGTGACCAACAGTGGTGGCGTCAAGCTATTCTCCGTGTCGGGCCATGTTAACAAGCCCGGCAACTTCGAAGTGCCGCTGGGCACACCATTCAAGAAACTGCTTGAAATGGCCGGAGGGGTGCGTAACGGGCATAAGTTGAAGGCGGTGATTCCCGGCGGTTCATCCATGCCGGTGCTGCCGGCCGAGATCATGATGGATCTCAACATGGATTTCGACTCGGTGCAAAAGGCGGGCTCCTATCTGGGGACCGGCGCCATCATCGTGATGGACGAGACCACCTGTATGGTAAAGGCGCTGGAGCGCCTGTCCTATTTCTATTACGAAGAATCCTGCGGTCAATGCACACCGTGCCGTGAAGGCACCGGCTGGCTGTACCGCATCATCCACCGTATCGAACACGGCGAAGGCAGGCCGGAAGATCTGGATCTGCTGCTCGATTTGTGCGGCAACATCGCCGGGCGCACGATTTGCGCATTGGGTGATGCAGCGGCGTGGCCGGTGCAGGGTTTCCTCAAACATTATCGGGCAGAGTTCGAATATCACATCGAACACAAACGCTGCTTGGTGTAA
- the nuoE gene encoding NADH-quinone oxidoreductase subunit NuoE, producing the protein MLSQQITTLIDKELKKYPADQRQSAVMAALRFVQDEKNWIAPEDMADIAVYLGMPQMAVYEVATFYHMYLLKPMGKYTLTVCTNLSCQLCGADDTLAHLNKRLGIGLGEITADGKFGLREGECMGACVDAPMFTINNKKLCGRLTSEKIDQILAELDKQ; encoded by the coding sequence ATGTTATCCCAACAGATCACCACGCTCATCGACAAAGAGCTGAAAAAGTACCCTGCCGATCAGCGCCAGTCAGCCGTGATGGCTGCGTTGCGTTTCGTGCAGGATGAAAAAAACTGGATTGCTCCCGAAGACATGGCGGACATTGCCGTTTATCTGGGTATGCCGCAGATGGCAGTGTACGAAGTGGCAACTTTTTATCACATGTATCTGCTCAAACCGATGGGCAAGTACACGCTGACGGTATGTACCAATCTGTCGTGCCAGTTATGCGGCGCGGACGACACGCTGGCGCATTTGAACAAAAGGCTCGGCATCGGCCTCGGTGAAATCACTGCGGACGGAAAATTCGGTCTGCGCGAGGGAGAGTGCATGGGTGCCTGTGTGGACGCGCCTATGTTCACCATCAACAACAAGAAACTGTGCGGTCGTTTGACCAGCGAGAAGATCGACCAGATTCTGGCGGAACTGGATAAGCAATGA
- a CDS encoding NADH-quinone oxidoreductase subunit D, whose amino-acid sequence MAEIKNYTMNFGPQHPAAHGVLRLVLELDGEVIERADPHIGLLHRATEKLAEHKTFLQSVPYMDRLDYVSMMLNEHAYVMAIEKLAGIQVPVRAQYIRVMFDEITRILNHLLWLGASALDCGAMSPMFYTFREREDLMDAYEAVSGARLHASYYRPGGVYRDLPDSMPQYQASKIHNAAAVKKMNENRQGSLLDFMDDFTNRFPGLIDEYETLLTDNRIWKQRTVGIGVVSPERALALGFTGPMLRGSGVVWDLRKKQPYEVYDRIDFDIPVGVEGDCYDRYLVRVEEMRQSNRIIKQCVDWLRKNPGLVMTDDLKFAPPKRESMKNNMEELIHHFKLFSEGFHVPAGEVYAAVEHSKGEFGIYMVSDGANKPYRMKIRSAGFPHLSGLDEMVRGHMIADVVAIIGTQDIVFGEIDR is encoded by the coding sequence ATGGCTGAGATAAAAAACTACACCATGAACTTCGGTCCGCAGCATCCTGCCGCACACGGCGTGTTGCGTCTGGTACTGGAGCTTGATGGCGAAGTGATTGAACGTGCCGACCCGCACATCGGTCTGTTGCACCGCGCGACCGAGAAACTGGCCGAGCACAAGACTTTCCTGCAGTCTGTTCCTTACATGGATCGATTGGACTACGTGTCCATGATGCTCAACGAGCATGCGTATGTGATGGCGATCGAGAAACTGGCGGGCATTCAGGTGCCGGTCCGGGCGCAGTACATCCGCGTCATGTTCGACGAAATCACGCGTATCCTGAACCATCTGTTGTGGCTTGGCGCTTCCGCCCTCGACTGTGGCGCAATGTCCCCGATGTTTTACACCTTCCGCGAGCGCGAAGATTTGATGGATGCCTACGAAGCGGTTTCCGGCGCACGTTTGCATGCGTCTTACTACCGTCCGGGTGGTGTATATCGCGACCTGCCGGATTCCATGCCGCAATATCAGGCGAGCAAAATTCACAATGCGGCAGCGGTGAAGAAGATGAACGAGAACCGCCAGGGTTCTTTGCTGGATTTCATGGACGACTTCACCAACCGTTTCCCCGGCCTTATTGACGAATACGAGACGCTGCTTACCGACAACCGCATCTGGAAGCAGCGCACGGTGGGTATCGGTGTCGTGTCGCCGGAACGTGCACTGGCGCTGGGCTTTACCGGTCCGATGCTGCGCGGTTCGGGAGTGGTGTGGGATCTGCGCAAAAAACAGCCTTACGAAGTTTATGACCGTATCGACTTCGACATCCCTGTGGGTGTCGAGGGCGATTGCTACGACCGTTATCTGGTGCGCGTTGAAGAAATGCGGCAAAGCAACCGCATCATCAAGCAATGTGTCGATTGGCTGCGCAAGAATCCGGGGCTGGTAATGACGGATGATCTCAAGTTCGCGCCGCCAAAACGCGAATCCATGAAAAATAACATGGAAGAACTGATTCACCATTTCAAGCTGTTCAGCGAAGGTTTTCATGTGCCCGCGGGCGAAGTGTATGCCGCCGTCGAGCATTCCAAAGGCGAGTTCGGCATCTATATGGTGTCGGATGGTGCGAACAAACCTTATCGCATGAAGATACGGTCGGCCGGGTTCCCCCATCTGTCCGGTTTGGACGAGATGGTGCGCGGGCACATGATCGCCGATGTGGTGGCCATTATCGGTACGCAAGACATCGTTTTTGGGGAGATAGACCGCTGA
- a CDS encoding NADH-quinone oxidoreductase subunit C, with translation MATDLNILSANLNEAFSGKVVSLVEHLSELTLVVNAADMLGVFTRLRDDADLRFEALVDVCGIDYSTYGSELCEDGRYLPDAPRVGARFAAVYHLLSVTHNIRLRVRVFADDDAMPVLNSVTGIWPSANWYEREAFDLFGIIFVGHPDLRRILTDYGFVGNPFRKDFPLSGTVEMRYDAAQQRVVYEPVTVEPREITPRTMREENYGRS, from the coding sequence ATGGCTACCGACCTGAACATACTTTCCGCAAATCTGAATGAGGCTTTCTCGGGCAAAGTTGTCAGCCTGGTAGAGCATTTAAGCGAACTTACCCTGGTGGTTAATGCCGCAGATATGCTCGGTGTTTTCACTCGCCTGCGCGACGATGCCGACCTGCGTTTCGAAGCACTGGTCGATGTATGCGGCATCGACTATTCAACCTATGGCAGCGAGTTGTGCGAGGACGGCAGGTATCTGCCCGATGCGCCGCGCGTTGGTGCCAGATTTGCTGCTGTCTATCACCTGCTGTCAGTCACTCACAACATTCGTCTGCGCGTCCGCGTATTTGCGGACGATGACGCGATGCCGGTTTTGAATTCAGTTACCGGAATATGGCCGTCCGCCAACTGGTATGAGCGCGAGGCGTTCGACCTGTTCGGCATCATCTTCGTCGGACACCCCGACCTGCGCCGCATCCTCACCGATTACGGTTTTGTCGGCAACCCGTTCCGCAAGGACTTTCCGTTATCCGGCACCGTTGAGATGCGCTACGACGCCGCGCAGCAGCGCGTGGTTTATGAGCCGGTGACGGTGGAGCCGCGCGAAATCACGCCGCGCACGATGCGCGAAGAGAATTACGGTCGTTCCTAA
- a CDS encoding NADH-quinone oxidoreductase subunit B — MGIEGVLNKGFITANADAVINYVRTGSLWPMTFGLACCAVEMMHAVAPRYDLSRFGAEVFRPSPRQSDLMIVAGTLCNKMAPALRKVYDQMAEPRYVISMGSCANGGGYYHYSYSVVRGCDRIVPVDIYVPGCPPTAEALIYGIIQLQNKIKRTNTIAR, encoded by the coding sequence ATGGGAATAGAAGGCGTTCTGAATAAAGGATTCATCACGGCAAATGCCGATGCGGTAATCAACTATGTGCGTACCGGTTCGCTGTGGCCGATGACTTTTGGCTTGGCCTGCTGCGCGGTGGAGATGATGCATGCCGTTGCACCCCGTTACGACTTATCCCGTTTTGGAGCCGAGGTGTTTCGTCCAAGTCCAAGGCAATCGGACTTGATGATAGTGGCTGGAACGCTGTGCAACAAGATGGCACCGGCCTTGCGTAAAGTCTACGACCAAATGGCCGAACCTCGTTATGTGATATCGATGGGTTCCTGTGCCAACGGTGGTGGTTATTACCATTATTCCTATTCTGTGGTGCGCGGGTGCGATCGCATCGTTCCGGTGGATATCTACGTTCCCGGTTGCCCGCCGACTGCCGAGGCCCTGATCTACGGCATTATCCAGCTGCAGAACAAGATTAAACGCACCAACACCATTGCGCGATAG
- a CDS encoding NADH-quinone oxidoreductase subunit A, with translation MLENYFPVLLFIIIALLIGVLPLALGGLIGPNRPDDKKNSPYECGFEAFEDARMKFDVRFYLVAILFILFDLEIAFLFPWAIVLKEIGTFGFVSMMIFLAILVVGFIYEWMKGALEWE, from the coding sequence ATGTTGGAAAATTATTTTCCGGTTCTGCTGTTCATAATTATTGCGCTTTTGATAGGCGTATTGCCTTTGGCATTGGGTGGGCTGATCGGGCCTAACCGTCCTGACGATAAAAAAAACTCTCCCTATGAATGCGGTTTCGAAGCATTCGAAGACGCGCGCATGAAGTTCGATGTGCGTTTTTATCTTGTAGCCATCCTGTTCATCCTGTTCGATCTTGAAATCGCCTTTCTTTTCCCATGGGCGATCGTGCTGAAAGAGATCGGAACATTCGGTTTTGTTTCCATGATGATTTTTTTGGCTATCCTCGTGGTTGGCTTTATTTATGAATGGATGAAAGGAGCCTTGGAATGGGAATAG
- a CDS encoding DUF6531 domain-containing protein, which produces MGFLSRDDKNIALATRGIATLLLIIVASLITVVSPVSASTIVPDNYIWTGSCCGSSQPQYIHNPWALVNYFLTTPPPNTWPGSYTNCSPAPTATGQTCYVYGWGNTPILYTSQAFCPSGFNPDPANPQQCVISPNTPDPAKNTDKPDTCAGTNPCNAGTGNKYQRESDYVGVGPYPLQIVRTYNSGGTMPSAVGMTVWGSQWRGYYDHSIVYSSNGTTLKTAMLKRDGGKQYYFNQAIGTATPPLTTTTWTPDADVVGSLVEIGVDASGNPTSWAYTNENDEVETYDATGKLVTITNRIGLTQTLTYSDGTAGPNGSYVLIATGAPTTAILSAGFLIRVTDPTGRSLQYGYDGSGRVVKMTDPSGGVYLYAYSGSALTDNLTGVKYPDGKVRTYLYGEVANVSATPAAGVSYAHSLTGILDENGTRFASWTYDANGLATSSEHGAFGSGIDHVGLSYGTPDANGNSTTSVTDPRGNVRSYGFSTLLGVVKNTGITGSPCDGCSASFTYDVNGNVASRTDFNGNKTTYVYDLTRNLETSRTEASGSAVARTITTQWHPTLRLPTQISEPGRTTVYTYDATTRNLLTKTVTDSASSRSRSWAYTYTTAADTTLSNLLKNIKGPRTDVASITSFGYYPNGDLKTITDALGHVTTINSVDGAGRPLSITDANGVITVLTYWPRGWLKTRTVGALTTNYTYDGVGQLTRVTLPDASHLDYTYDAAHRLTDIADIKLDHIHYTLDNMGNRTKEDAYDATGKLSKTHSRVFDALNHLAQDISVYNATTSYTATSSYDANGNLKQVVDAKNHATLVGYDALNRINQTTDAALDIGNYAYDAVDQLNNVNDPMNLNTHYAVNTLGEETQLASPDSGTTNRSFDSAGNVLGATDARGIAATYTYDALNRPLSVSFPTTGENVTYTWDAATGCTYGIGRLCQLTENNRTTTFAYDNQGNLTQRTRTEFGVNIVTHYAYDAANRQITVISPGAETLSLTRDSAGYVQKVDDTSASGTTSITANVQYDGTGQATSELLGNGITQSMTYDLSGQANIEPAPPVAAAAASTDNDVPTLPEWGSYLLGSLLLLQVVRTQRRVQRGTGRTA; this is translated from the coding sequence ATGGGTTTTCTGTCACGCGATGATAAAAATATTGCCCTTGCAACGCGAGGCATTGCCACACTTTTATTAATCATCGTGGCTTCGTTGATAACGGTGGTTAGTCCTGTGAGTGCGTCTACCATAGTGCCCGATAATTATATTTGGACAGGTTCATGTTGTGGATCGAGTCAACCTCAGTACATACATAATCCGTGGGCATTGGTTAACTATTTTCTGACCACACCGCCACCTAATACTTGGCCAGGGTCTTATACAAATTGCTCTCCAGCACCTACAGCAACTGGACAGACATGCTACGTGTATGGTTGGGGGAACACCCCAATTCTCTATACCAGTCAAGCCTTCTGTCCATCTGGATTCAATCCTGATCCAGCCAATCCCCAGCAATGCGTTATTTCTCCCAACACCCCCGATCCTGCTAAAAACACCGACAAACCTGACACATGCGCAGGCACAAACCCCTGCAACGCGGGCACAGGCAACAAGTATCAGCGTGAATCAGACTATGTGGGTGTTGGGCCATATCCGTTGCAAATTGTGCGGACATACAATAGCGGCGGAACAATGCCATCAGCAGTAGGCATGACGGTATGGGGTAGCCAATGGCGTGGATACTATGATCACAGCATTGTGTATTCCAGTAACGGTACCACCTTAAAAACCGCCATGCTCAAACGAGACGGAGGCAAACAGTATTACTTCAATCAGGCGATCGGCACCGCAACACCACCGCTGACCACCACTACATGGACGCCCGATGCCGACGTCGTAGGCAGCCTTGTCGAAATAGGAGTTGATGCTTCCGGAAATCCGACCAGTTGGGCCTACACCAACGAGAACGACGAGGTTGAGACGTACGATGCAACGGGCAAGCTGGTAACGATCACCAACCGTATCGGCCTCACCCAGACGCTGACGTACAGCGATGGAACAGCGGGCCCCAACGGCAGTTATGTGCTGATTGCAACAGGTGCTCCCACCACTGCCATCCTGTCTGCCGGATTCCTGATCCGCGTCACCGATCCGACAGGTCGCAGCCTGCAGTATGGTTACGACGGTAGCGGTCGCGTGGTGAAGATGACCGATCCCTCGGGCGGCGTGTACCTCTATGCCTATAGCGGTTCCGCCTTGACCGACAACCTCACCGGCGTTAAGTACCCGGACGGCAAGGTGCGCACGTACCTGTACGGCGAAGTTGCGAACGTCTCCGCCACCCCGGCAGCCGGTGTCAGCTATGCCCACAGTCTGACCGGCATCCTGGACGAGAACGGCACCCGTTTTGCGTCTTGGACGTACGACGCCAACGGCCTTGCAACATCCTCTGAGCACGGCGCATTCGGCAGCGGCATCGATCATGTTGGGCTGAGCTATGGCACACCGGATGCCAACGGCAATTCCACCACCAGCGTGACCGACCCCAGGGGCAATGTGCGCAGCTATGGCTTCAGCACCTTATTGGGTGTGGTCAAGAACACCGGCATCACCGGATCGCCCTGCGATGGCTGCTCCGCATCCTTTACCTATGATGTGAACGGTAACGTCGCCTCGCGTACCGACTTCAACGGCAACAAGACGACCTATGTGTACGACCTGACGCGCAATCTGGAGACCAGCCGCACCGAAGCATCAGGATCAGCGGTAGCCCGAACCATCACCACCCAATGGCACCCCACATTGCGCCTGCCCACCCAGATATCCGAGCCGGGCAGAACCACCGTCTATACCTACGATGCAACCACCCGTAACCTGCTCACCAAGACGGTGACCGATAGCGCCAGCAGCAGGAGCCGCAGTTGGGCTTACACCTACACTACGGCAGCCGATACTACCCTGTCCAATCTGCTCAAGAACATCAAAGGCCCGCGTACCGATGTGGCGAGCATTACGTCCTTCGGCTACTACCCCAACGGCGACCTCAAGACCATCACCGACGCGCTGGGGCACGTCACCACGATCAACAGCGTGGATGGTGCCGGACGACCGCTATCCATCACCGATGCCAACGGCGTTATCACCGTCCTCACCTATTGGCCGCGCGGCTGGCTCAAGACTCGCACCGTCGGTGCCCTGACGACCAACTACACCTATGACGGCGTCGGCCAGCTCACGCGCGTGACCCTGCCGGATGCCAGCCACCTGGATTACACCTACGATGCCGCGCACAGGCTGACCGACATCGCCGATATCAAGCTGGATCATATCCACTACACCCTGGACAACATGGGCAACCGCACCAAAGAGGATGCATACGACGCCACCGGCAAGCTGTCCAAAACCCACAGCCGCGTGTTCGACGCCCTGAACCATCTGGCGCAGGACATCAGCGTCTATAACGCCACCACCAGCTACACTGCAACCTCAAGTTACGATGCCAACGGCAACCTCAAGCAGGTGGTGGATGCGAAGAACCATGCCACCCTCGTCGGCTACGATGCCCTGAACCGCATCAATCAAACTACCGATGCCGCACTCGACATCGGTAATTATGCGTATGACGCCGTGGATCAGCTCAATAACGTGAACGATCCCATGAACCTCAACACCCACTATGCGGTAAACACGCTGGGGGAAGAGACGCAACTGGCGAGCCCCGACAGCGGAACCACGAACCGCAGCTTCGACAGCGCGGGCAACGTTCTAGGTGCCACCGATGCGCGCGGCATCGCTGCCACCTACACGTACGATGCACTGAACCGGCCCTTGAGCGTCAGCTTCCCCACCACGGGTGAAAACGTCACCTACACATGGGATGCCGCCACGGGGTGCACCTATGGCATCGGACGTCTGTGCCAACTCACGGAAAACAACAGAACAACCACCTTCGCCTATGACAACCAGGGCAACCTGACCCAACGAACCCGCACCGAGTTCGGTGTGAACATCGTCACCCATTACGCTTACGATGCCGCCAACCGCCAGATCACCGTCATTTCCCCCGGCGCCGAGACATTGAGCTTGACACGGGACAGCGCTGGCTACGTCCAGAAAGTGGACGACACCAGCGCCAGCGGCACCACCTCGATCACGGCCAACGTGCAGTACGACGGCACCGGTCAGGCTACCTCCGAATTGCTCGGCAACGGAATAACACAGTCCATGACTTACGACCTGTCCGGACAGGCCAATATCGAACCCGCACCCCCGGTTGCCGCTGCCGCAGCCAGTACCGATAACGATGTGCCGACATTGCCGGAATGGGGCAGCTACCTTCTTGGCAGCTTGCTCCTGCTGCAGGTGGTGCGCACACAGCGACGGGTGCAACGCGGGACGGGGAGAACAGCATGA